In the genome of Croceimicrobium hydrocarbonivorans, one region contains:
- a CDS encoding IMPACT family protein — MMQEALTADHYQSIKEKSEALFKDRGSKFIALAFPLKDESDFPAILEQVKKQYYDARHHCYAYRCQPTQPQWRFNDDGEPAHSAGTPIYHAIQSQELWDVAVIVVRYFGGTKLGVGGLINAYRNSAEEALQNARPLDVYLYRQFEVRFPYSAMDDVMRVLPQSEFEIVGESMDKDAGYQLKVRKSKTDLALDQLKELYQIKIKELDEDV; from the coding sequence ATGATGCAAGAGGCCCTAACCGCCGACCATTACCAAAGCATAAAGGAAAAATCAGAAGCGCTTTTTAAAGACCGTGGTTCGAAATTTATAGCCTTGGCTTTTCCCTTAAAGGATGAAAGTGACTTCCCTGCCATTCTGGAGCAGGTGAAAAAGCAGTACTACGATGCTCGCCACCACTGCTATGCTTATCGTTGCCAACCTACTCAGCCCCAATGGCGTTTTAATGATGATGGTGAACCCGCCCATTCTGCCGGCACTCCAATTTACCACGCCATTCAGTCGCAAGAACTTTGGGATGTTGCGGTAATCGTAGTGCGTTATTTTGGCGGAACTAAATTGGGAGTTGGCGGATTAATTAATGCTTATCGCAACTCCGCAGAAGAGGCTTTGCAAAATGCCCGGCCTTTGGACGTATATTTATATCGGCAATTTGAAGTGCGCTTCCCATATTCGGCAATGGATGATGTGATGCGGGTTTTACCCCAAAGCGAATTTGAAATTGTAGGTGAATCCATGGATAAAGATGCTGGCTATCAGCTGAAAGTGCGAAAGTCCAAAACCGATTTAGCCCTGGATCAATTGAAAGAATTATATCAAATTAAGATCAAAGAACTGGATGAAGATGTTTAA
- a CDS encoding EamA family transporter: MIWLLLSISCSVLIFIVFKLFKTYSVDNLQAILVNYFVAFGIGLALSDGEQHPLNLAEQPWFSSVLILGLLFITLFRLMAWVSQNYGMATVSVAVKMAVIVPVSFGVLYFGESLGAIKLGGILLALVAVYMTSYQPKKMKGSAANFWFPIILFLGSGFLDAFLKYNEAELVPAVDQSWFASSIFGMAAIFGLFFVAYQRIMQKQKFELKSVIAGLALGIPNYGSIYFLLRSLSMRGLESSSIFALNNVGIVFLSALLGYFFFKEKLSRLNLAGIGLAIVSIVLIALAL; encoded by the coding sequence ATGATTTGGTTGCTCCTGAGCATAAGTTGTTCGGTACTTATCTTCATCGTATTTAAGCTGTTTAAGACTTATTCGGTTGACAATCTGCAAGCCATCTTGGTCAATTACTTTGTGGCTTTTGGAATTGGTTTAGCTCTTAGTGATGGCGAGCAACATCCCCTGAATTTAGCAGAGCAGCCCTGGTTCTCCTCTGTTTTAATCTTAGGCTTACTATTTATTACCCTCTTTCGATTAATGGCCTGGGTTAGTCAGAATTACGGCATGGCCACCGTTTCGGTTGCGGTGAAAATGGCTGTTATAGTTCCGGTTAGTTTTGGGGTGCTCTATTTTGGCGAATCGCTGGGTGCCATTAAATTGGGGGGAATTCTACTGGCACTGGTGGCAGTTTATATGACTAGCTACCAGCCTAAAAAAATGAAGGGCTCTGCTGCCAATTTTTGGTTTCCCATTATTCTGTTCCTGGGTTCTGGCTTTCTGGATGCCTTTTTAAAATACAATGAAGCCGAATTGGTTCCCGCTGTGGATCAATCCTGGTTTGCTTCCAGCATTTTTGGGATGGCCGCTATTTTCGGGTTGTTCTTTGTCGCTTACCAAAGAATCATGCAAAAGCAAAAGTTTGAGCTTAAATCGGTTATAGCTGGACTGGCATTAGGTATTCCCAATTATGGCAGTATCTATTTTTTACTCCGCTCCTTGAGTATGCGCGGTTTGGAAAGCTCCAGCATTTTTGCTCTTAATAATGTGGGAATTGTATTCTTAAGCGCGCTTTTGGGTTATTTCTTTTTCAAGGAAAAATTGAGTCGTTTAAATCTCGCGGGTATAGGCCTGGCTATAGTTTCCATTGTTTTGATAGCTTTAGCCCTATGA
- the ribD gene encoding bifunctional diaminohydroxyphosphoribosylaminopyrimidine deaminase/5-amino-6-(5-phosphoribosylamino)uracil reductase RibD, with translation MSQDELYIQRCLELAEKGRYTVAPNPMVGAVIVHQGKIIAEGYHHHPGGPHAEVVAISRVKNPELLKESCIYVSLEPCSHFGKTPPCSDLIIEKGIPEVVIASRDYNAEVNGKGIAKLQAAGIKVREGILEAEALELNRRFFTFHRENRPYISLKWAQSADSIMDPDREAQEKGIHWISQPETQVFTHRLRAENQAILVGRKTVEIDNPSLDCRAFEGSDPLRIVLDPSYQLGSEYRVFRDQNYLRFSRKAENERDRLLESNSDSLSSLIKTLYDEGIQSLLIEGGAHTLQSFIDAGLWDEAWIIKASHNLKSGLPAPKISGQIYDEFKLGKDLIQNLRPL, from the coding sequence ATGTCGCAGGATGAACTCTATATCCAACGCTGTTTAGAGCTGGCGGAAAAAGGCCGATACACCGTTGCACCCAATCCCATGGTAGGAGCGGTAATTGTGCATCAAGGAAAAATAATCGCTGAAGGGTATCATCATCACCCCGGTGGACCCCATGCAGAAGTGGTGGCCATTTCTCGGGTGAAGAACCCGGAACTACTCAAAGAGTCCTGCATCTATGTGAGCTTAGAACCCTGCTCTCATTTTGGTAAGACTCCCCCCTGTTCTGATCTCATCATCGAGAAAGGAATTCCAGAAGTGGTAATCGCTTCTCGAGATTATAATGCCGAAGTGAATGGCAAGGGCATTGCCAAATTGCAAGCGGCTGGAATTAAAGTTCGCGAAGGAATTTTAGAAGCAGAGGCTCTGGAATTAAACCGACGCTTTTTCACTTTTCACCGCGAAAATCGCCCCTACATTAGCCTGAAATGGGCCCAAAGTGCAGATAGTATTATGGACCCGGATCGTGAAGCACAAGAAAAAGGGATTCATTGGATTAGTCAGCCCGAAACTCAGGTTTTCACGCATAGATTAAGAGCGGAGAACCAAGCTATTCTGGTAGGTCGTAAAACCGTGGAGATTGATAATCCCTCCTTGGATTGCCGGGCTTTTGAAGGATCCGATCCATTGCGAATTGTCTTGGATCCTTCTTATCAATTAGGATCTGAATATCGGGTGTTCCGAGATCAAAATTACCTGCGTTTCAGCCGAAAGGCAGAAAATGAAAGAGATCGATTATTAGAGTCCAATTCTGATTCTTTGTCCTCCCTGATCAAAACCTTGTATGATGAAGGCATTCAAAGCCTTTTGATTGAAGGCGGTGCCCATACTCTGCAATCCTTTATTGATGCAGGTCTTTGGGATGAAGCATGGATTATTAAGGCCAGTCATAATTTAAAATCCGGTTTGCCTGCTCCCAAAATTAGCGGACAGATTTACGATGAATTCAAATTAGGTAAAGACCTCATTCAAAACCTCCGTCCCCTATGA
- a CDS encoding START-like domain-containing protein, translating into MSDKTKFELEFPVKASPSMLFPYLSTPSGLSEWFSDDVNSRGEKYTFIWEGEERDAFRIARKKDQFIRFRWEEDEDEGNKYFFEFRIEVDELTNDTSLIIVDYSEEDEIEEDKLLWDSQVHQLLHTIGS; encoded by the coding sequence ATGTCCGATAAAACAAAATTCGAGCTTGAATTCCCGGTAAAAGCTTCCCCTTCAATGTTATTCCCTTATTTGTCCACTCCCAGCGGTTTGTCTGAGTGGTTTTCGGACGATGTAAATTCTCGTGGTGAGAAGTATACTTTTATCTGGGAAGGAGAGGAGCGCGACGCTTTTCGTATCGCTCGAAAAAAAGATCAGTTCATTCGCTTTCGTTGGGAAGAGGATGAGGATGAAGGCAACAAGTACTTTTTCGAATTCCGTATTGAAGTAGATGAGCTAACCAATGATACCTCCTTAATCATCGTAGATTATAGTGAGGAGGATGAAATCGAAGAAGACAAACTTCTTTGGGATAGCCAGGTTCACCAATTACTGCACACGATCGGATCCTAA
- a CDS encoding phosphatase PAP2 family protein: MRINQIIRSLRWFLAPTLIFGLLALFFTARNGLAETQIWFNQYYSNFLDSAMPWYTYLGDGLVFLMLIVPFLFLKRRAMLALIFSAVLTLLFTSALKSYFNEPRPMRYFEQLDYDLREVPGVKAHYNHSFPSGHTTAAFAAWGVLAFFLRKKGWQLLCFSIALGVAYSRIYLSMHFLRDVGAGAILGAFIAINALYLAFKINKDWVQAYWFKRQ; encoded by the coding sequence ATGCGAATCAACCAAATCATTCGGTCGCTAAGATGGTTTCTGGCACCGACCCTGATCTTTGGTTTACTTGCTCTGTTTTTTACCGCCCGCAATGGCTTGGCGGAAACACAGATATGGTTTAATCAGTACTATTCTAATTTTTTAGATTCAGCCATGCCCTGGTATACCTACCTAGGGGATGGCTTAGTTTTTTTAATGCTGATTGTTCCTTTTCTGTTCTTGAAAAGACGAGCGATGTTAGCGCTGATTTTTTCAGCTGTGCTCACCTTGCTTTTCACTTCAGCATTAAAATCTTATTTTAACGAACCCAGACCCATGCGCTATTTTGAGCAGCTGGATTATGATCTACGGGAAGTACCAGGCGTAAAAGCCCATTACAATCATTCCTTTCCCAGTGGTCATACTACCGCAGCCTTTGCCGCTTGGGGAGTACTGGCATTTTTCCTTCGTAAAAAGGGCTGGCAATTACTTTGTTTCAGCATTGCATTAGGAGTGGCTTATTCTAGAATTTACCTCTCCATGCATTTTTTACGAGATGTGGGTGCCGGTGCTATTTTAGGTGCATTTATTGCTATAAATGCTTTGTATTTGGCTTTCAAAATAAATAAGGATTGGGTACAAGCCTACTGGTTTAAACGCCAATGA